One Desulfovibrio gilichinskyi genomic window, TCATAAATCCGTCATGGATATAGCCGAAATAGGTAAGGGCAAATTTTCAGCAGAATCAGGTATTATTAAAACCGAATCCATTCGCAAGACATACGAAACACTGTTTAAAGAGATGGATATTTCTGACCTTAAACCTAAGACCATAATAACTACCACAAACCTTACGACGGGCCTTCCGGTAATCCTTGAAAAAGGTAATCTGGCTCAGGCAATCTACGCAAGCAGCGCAGTATATCCTCTTATGCCTCCGGCAAATATTGACGGCAAGAAATTAATCGACGGAGCTTTCTCCTCCCCCATGCCGGTAATGGAATGTGTTAAACGAAATATTGATATCATCATTGCCATATACTTTGATGACGCATGCAATCCTGAACCTGAAAATTTTATTGAAAGTTATTTTAATTCTTCCAGAATTTTCCGGAGATCAATTCTCACCAGCCAGCTTTCACTTTCTATAGACATGCATCATCATGAGATAATCCCCATTTATATTAGACACCCGCGCCCGATTGAAATGTGGGAAATTAAGAAAATTACAGAGATTGTGCACTCCGGAAAAGTGGCTCTTACTTCTAAAAAAAGAAATTTTGAAGAAGCTGTGTTTGAATTTAAAAAGAAAGCCGAACTCAAAGAAGAAGAAATCCGCAGAAACGAAGAAATCAAAAAACTTAATGAAGAAAAAATGAATCGCGAAAATAAAGACGCGAAACATGAAGAGACTGGTAAAATAGGATCTCCGGTCATAACGCGCGAGCCGGCAGATCAAAATACTGCGACACGTGAAATAAGAATAATTAAAAACAGAAATGAAAGAAGAGGGTCAGGAACATGAAAACAATACTGATGACGCTTGCAATCTTGCTTTCTGTTTCTTCCACAATCTCAGCGAAAGAATTCATTTTCGGTACTATTTTCGAAAATAAAGGCGAAAATGCACTTACCGCGCAAGAGGCTATGAATGGAGCAATTCTTGCCGTAAAAAAATTCAATGAGACAAGCCCAGATTTAAAAATTAAACTTGAATGCGAAACATGCACAAGAGACCCGCTGGAAATAATTAAAGCCGTTCATAATCTTTCTAAAACAAAAGGGATTTCTGCCGCAGTAGGAATTGTCTCTGAAGATGCTGCCCTTTCCGCCGCTCCGACCTTTCAAGAACTACAACTCCCTTTCATCTGCAGCGGAGCACAGCTCTTAGGTCTGACAAATTCTAAAACTCCTGACATTTTCACCTTAGCAGTACCGGATAATAAGATCGGTTCCGACCTTGCAAAATATACTATTTCAACACTTCAGGCTGACCATATTTTCCTGATAAGATCAGATATGAAAGATTCAACTGCGCAGCAGGCAGAAAGCTTCACAGCTGAATTTACAGCGAAAGGAGGAACAATACTTTCAGAGCTTCGCATAACCGAACCAGACCCGGATTTATCATACATTATGAAGGCTATTAAGGCATTTGCCCCTCCGCCTCAGTCAGACAGTACAACCACAGATGAAGCCGTAGGAGCCAGTGATTATTCGGATAGCTATGCGGAAATTATTACGCAGCAACGCACGGCCCCTCCTGAAACTCAACAGATTGAAGCCGTAGTGATTTTAGCCCCGGCTGGAGTCAGTGCGCACCTGCTGAGACTCATGCAGAAAAAGCAAATGGCTTATAATGTTGTCGGCGGCACAAGTTTTGATACCGTAGCAATAAAAAAATCCATAGCTGCATGGTCAGGAACTGTTATTTTTGCTTCGCAGGCAAGCCTTACCCGTGAGGATGACCTTGTTACACTCTTTGTAAAAGACTACGCGGACTTGTTCGGGGAAAAACCGCAAACAGGCTATGCGGCTCTCGGATTTGATTCAATTCTCCTGCTCGCTGAAACAGCCGGAAAAACCGGCAATCCGTCCGTAAACATACGGACCAACCTGCCGACAGTTAAAAATTTTCAAGGAGTTTCCGGTAACATATCTTTTACCGGCGGCAGGGCGAAAAAACCGCTTTATATAATTCAATCTAACGCAGGTAAAATTTCTTTAGCAGATGAAATGTAATAATGTTTAAAGTTCCCTCAAACTTTTCCGAACAGCCTTTATAAGAAAGAAAATAACTACTCCGGCTCCAACCAGAACAGCGACTAATTCTAAATTAACCGTTCCCCTGGTAACTCCGGACTTAAGCAGGTGCCCGCCGGCTGTCAGAAAAACAGTCTCAGGTATCAGGCAAAGTACACTCATAATTAAAAACGGAAGAAACCTTATACCCGTTACCGACCAGAGATAATTGGCAATTGAATACGGCACTACAGGCACAATTCTACTTAAAGCCAATACCTTCAGCGGATGTTTATCGCTAAGCCTTTCAAGATCTAAAAAACTTCTGCTCGCACCGAATTTCTGCAAAATAATTTTCCTGAAAACAAAGCGTCCGAGTATGAAGGCCAATACCGAACCAAAGCTCATACCTATAAGGCTGTAGGCAGCTCCTTCAAATGCTCCGAAAAGAACTCCGGCGGCGACAGTAAACAAAGTCTGCGGAATAGCAAGCGCAAGCCCCAGCACATTGACCAGAATAAATATTAACGGTGCCAAATTACCACGGGCTTCAATCCACGAAAGAATTGTACTGAGATGCCCTTCACCGTATCTTTCGATGGCAAAAGAAAAAACTCCGGTCACAAGCAAAATTATTATTCCATACAAAAAAGTTCTATTTTTTAAACAATCACTTATAACCATATTTACCTACTTCACTTGCGAGCTTAAATATCCTACCATCACGCTTCAATCAGAATAACGGTTACATATTCAATTATCAACATAAGATGCTTTTTTAAGCCGAACCAAGGAAATATATGCGTTACCAACTTAAACTTATGGATACTCTTTCAGGCACAGGTTGCTTCGCAGCACTCCCTGAGCCCAACTTAAGTTTTTCCGAAGTCTTAAATCATCTGGAAAAATATCCTTACGATGAATTTATGCACCGCCATATGCTCGATATGCTCGGCAAGCACCGCACACGCAAAATCGAGAAACTGATCACTGAAATTAAAGGTGACCCCGACAAGAAAGTTCTCGCCGCCCTGATATATGAAGCATGCCTCACATACCCTAAACTTGCTCCCATAAAAGAACAGATTGAAAAAGAGTTCGATGCGCACGATCTTAAAAAGTTTTCACCGACACTGCATCTACGCTCTCATCTGTTAACAGATCAATCCTTGCACAATAAATGGACTTTGATTTTATCTGCAAACATGGAAGAGCATGCAGAACTGCCTGCACCGGATGAAGCAGGACTGCCTCTATTATATAAAACAGAAGAGCTACCTGCTAAAGTGTCCATAGATGCCGGCGCTGTCAGAAGTTCGCTTGAAAAAGAAGGAAAGCTCCCTCCCGCAAAAGAACGTGCCTCGATAGTTGAAGTAACCGCTCATGCCATGAAACAGCTCGAAGCGATTGACGTCTTTCTCGGGCCGCAGATGCGCCAGAAAGGCTGTCTTAGCCCTGCGGCTGTACTGCAGCACTGGCAGGTTAAGACTCGGACTGACATCGGTTCATTCTCAAATTCACTTGATGCGATCCAAACCAGTTACGGCCGCGGTTTTTCACTCATAAACGCTCAAGTTTCCTGCGCGATGGAAGTGGTGGAAAGAGTCAGTTCCTATGGCAGCATAGGCAAAGCCGGAGTTCTTAACAGGATTAATCCTTCACCTGTGGTTAAAGGCACTTATGATGAAGTCGCAAAAGACAATGAAGCTCTAGATCCATCCACTCTGTCACTGGAATATCCTTACGAAGGACAATCGCTCTGGTGGATGGAAGCGGAAAGGTTTAACGGCACAGAGTATGAGAAAATTTTGATTCCGGTTCAGCATGTATTTCTCTTTTGCAACCTTGATGAACAGAATCTGTTCAGTGGGCTTAGTTCTACAGGGCTGGCATCCGGTAACACTTTTGCTGAAGCAAAACTGAGCGGCCTACTTGAAGTTCTTGAGCGTGATTCGGATTCAACAATCCCGTTTGACAAAGAAAAATGTTTCAGAATCGAAAGTGATAATGCTGAAATCAACAAACATCTGAACGATCTGAAAGATTCAGGAATTCAGGTCTGGTTTCAAGATATGACATCCGAGCTTGGTGTGCCATGCTATCGTGCATTCGCTGTCGGCAAGCATGGAGACATCAACAAAGGTGGAGGATGCAATCTGGATGGCAAACGTGCGCTCCTGTCCGCTCTGACAGAAGTCCCCTACCCTTTCCCCGGCCCCGCAACCATGGATTACCCTGAAGGACTGCCTGTGCGCAAGCTGGAAGATCTTCCGGACTTATCCACCGGAAGCACACAAGGGGATGTGATGGTGCTTGAAACTCTACTCACCAAAAACGATTACTATCCAATCTATGTAGATCTGACTCGTAAAGACCTTGGAATCCCCGTAACCCGCGCAATTGTACCGGGGCTGGAGATTGTTTCCGATATGGATAAATTCTCGCGCGTAAGCCCGAGACTTTACAGAAATTACCTTGAATTAAAAAATTTGTTATAATACGCTAAAGTTTCTTGACTAGTTAATAGACTAAGTATATTAACTTTTACTCCGTGCCCGGATGGCGGAATTGGTAGACGCAAGGGACTTAAAATCCCTCGGACTTCGGTCTGTACGAGTTCAAGTCTCGTTCTGGGTACCACGGTTAAATCAAGGGTTTACGAGCAATCTCACGATTGTTTGTGGACCCTTTTTTTATGGCAAAAGCCAATTCTGTCCCCACTCTGTCCCCACTTTTACGGCTATGGAGAGTGATTTTATATGACAACCTGTGAGTTTGAACTGGACAGTAAAGCACATCCAAAGACTCTTTTTCCC contains:
- a CDS encoding ABC transporter substrate-binding protein, which gives rise to MKTILMTLAILLSVSSTISAKEFIFGTIFENKGENALTAQEAMNGAILAVKKFNETSPDLKIKLECETCTRDPLEIIKAVHNLSKTKGISAAVGIVSEDAALSAAPTFQELQLPFICSGAQLLGLTNSKTPDIFTLAVPDNKIGSDLAKYTISTLQADHIFLIRSDMKDSTAQQAESFTAEFTAKGGTILSELRITEPDPDLSYIMKAIKAFAPPPQSDSTTTDEAVGASDYSDSYAEIITQQRTAPPETQQIEAVVILAPAGVSAHLLRLMQKKQMAYNVVGGTSFDTVAIKKSIAAWSGTVIFASQASLTREDDLVTLFVKDYADLFGEKPQTGYAALGFDSILLLAETAGKTGNPSVNIRTNLPTVKNFQGVSGNISFTGGRAKKPLYIIQSNAGKISLADEM
- a CDS encoding TVP38/TMEM64 family protein produces the protein MVISDCLKNRTFLYGIIILLVTGVFSFAIERYGEGHLSTILSWIEARGNLAPLIFILVNVLGLALAIPQTLFTVAAGVLFGAFEGAAYSLIGMSFGSVLAFILGRFVFRKIILQKFGASRSFLDLERLSDKHPLKVLALSRIVPVVPYSIANYLWSVTGIRFLPFLIMSVLCLIPETVFLTAGGHLLKSGVTRGTVNLELVAVLVGAGVVIFFLIKAVRKSLREL
- a CDS encoding patatin-like phospholipase family protein; this translates as MEETVTPEPQDPPKKPDNSPSIALIIGSEGIKSFCALPFIEYLQKENIKIDLVIGVSGGALLAAFLGAGYDLKQIQDIFSKAVDPRFFREINHKSVMDIAEIGKGKFSAESGIIKTESIRKTYETLFKEMDISDLKPKTIITTTNLTTGLPVILEKGNLAQAIYASSAVYPLMPPANIDGKKLIDGAFSSPMPVMECVKRNIDIIIAIYFDDACNPEPENFIESYFNSSRIFRRSILTSQLSLSIDMHHHEIIPIYIRHPRPIEMWEIKKITEIVHSGKVALTSKKRNFEEAVFEFKKKAELKEEEIRRNEEIKKLNEEKMNRENKDAKHEETGKIGSPVITREPADQNTATREIRIIKNRNERRGSGT
- a CDS encoding YcaO-like family protein; the encoded protein is MRYQLKLMDTLSGTGCFAALPEPNLSFSEVLNHLEKYPYDEFMHRHMLDMLGKHRTRKIEKLITEIKGDPDKKVLAALIYEACLTYPKLAPIKEQIEKEFDAHDLKKFSPTLHLRSHLLTDQSLHNKWTLILSANMEEHAELPAPDEAGLPLLYKTEELPAKVSIDAGAVRSSLEKEGKLPPAKERASIVEVTAHAMKQLEAIDVFLGPQMRQKGCLSPAAVLQHWQVKTRTDIGSFSNSLDAIQTSYGRGFSLINAQVSCAMEVVERVSSYGSIGKAGVLNRINPSPVVKGTYDEVAKDNEALDPSTLSLEYPYEGQSLWWMEAERFNGTEYEKILIPVQHVFLFCNLDEQNLFSGLSSTGLASGNTFAEAKLSGLLEVLERDSDSTIPFDKEKCFRIESDNAEINKHLNDLKDSGIQVWFQDMTSELGVPCYRAFAVGKHGDINKGGGCNLDGKRALLSALTEVPYPFPGPATMDYPEGLPVRKLEDLPDLSTGSTQGDVMVLETLLTKNDYYPIYVDLTRKDLGIPVTRAIVPGLEIVSDMDKFSRVSPRLYRNYLELKNLL